A region from the Fusarium graminearum PH-1 chromosome 4, whole genome shotgun sequence genome encodes:
- a CDS encoding C-8 sterol isomerase, giving the protein MAKTKSKSSKPSSASKSQGGISKLILVLGLLTALLSSVVYFVEQNLEQFYIFDLKHLDDLSKRALAKHGEDTRAVVKHIVDELSEKNPEHVNVKEEWVFNNAGGAMGAMYIIHASVTEYLIIFGTAIGTEGHTGRHTADDYFHILSGTQLAYVPGEYAPEVYPAGSIHHLRRGDVKQYKMPEGCFALEYARGWIPPMLFFGFADGLSSTLDFPTLWDTTRITGREMINNLIKGKL; this is encoded by the exons atggcaaagaccaagtccaagtccagCAAGCCCTCGTCAGCTTCAAAGTCGCAGGGTGGCAtcagcaagctcatcctGGTTCTCGGCCTCCTTACCGCACTCCTGAGCTCCGTCGTCTACTTTGTCGAGCAGAACCTCGAGCAGTTCTACATCTTCGACCTCAAGCACCTCGACGATCTTTCCAAGCGAGCGCTCGCCAAGCATGGAGAGGATACTAGGGCCGTCGTGAAGCacattgttgatgagcttaGCGAGAAGAACCCCGAGCACGTCAATGTCAAGGAGGAATGGGTCTTTAACAACGCTGGCGGTGCTATGGGTGCCATGTACATCATCCACGCCAGTGTCACCGAGTacctcatcatctttg GCACTGCCATCGGTACCGAGGGCCACACTGGTCGCCACACCGCCGACGACTACTTCCACATCCTCTCCGGAACTCAGCTGGCCTACGTCCCTGGCGAGTACGCACCCGAGGTCTACCCTGCTGGAAGCATCCACCACCTTCGCCGGGGCGACGTCAAGCAGTACAAGATGCCTGAGGGCTGCTTCGCTCTCGAGTACGCTCGTGGTTGGATCCCACCCAtgctcttctttggcttcgcCGACGGTCTTTCAAGCACCCTCGACTTCCCTACTCTCTGGGACACCACTCGCATCACCGGTCGCGAGATGATCAACAACTTGATCAAGGGCAAGCTGTAA
- a CDS encoding kinase gsk3 — protein MSAHRPNAFNSLRMGEVIREKVQDGITGETRDLQYTQCKIVGNGSFGVVFQTKLSPSGEDAAIKRVLQDKRFKNRELQIMRIVRHPNIVQLKAFYYSNGERKDEVYLNLVQEFVPETVYRASRFFNKMKTTMPILEVKLYIYQLFRALAYIHSQGICHRDIKPQNLLLDPNSGILKLCDFGSAKILVPNEPNVSYICSRYYRAPELIFGATNYTTKIDVWSTGCVMAELMLGQPLFPGESGIDQLVEIIKVLGTPTREQIRTMNPNYMEHKFPQIKPHPFNKVFRKADANAIDLIARLLEYTPTERQSAIDAMVHPFFDELRDPNTKLPDSRHGTGQLRDLPALFDFTRHELSIAPSLNPKLVPAHIRPVLASQGLDIDHFTPLTEQEMMAKLD, from the exons ATGTCGGCTCATCGGCCAAACGCCTTTAACAGCCTCCGGATGGGAG AGGTTATCCGCGAGAAGGTTCAGGATGGAATTACCGGCGAGACTCGGGACCTGCAGTACACTCAGTGTAAGATTGTAGGAAACGGCTCTTTCGGTGTCGTTTTCCAGACCAAGCTGTCCCCATCAGGAGAGGATGCTGCCATCAAACGGGTTCTCCAAGACAAGAGGTTCAAG AACCGTGAACTCCAGATCATGCGTATTGTCCGTCACCCCAACATCGTCCAGCTCAAGGCCTTCTACTACTCCAACGGCGAACGT AAAGATGAGGTCTACCTGAACCTCGTTCAAGAATTTGTGCCCGAGACCGTTTACCGAGCCTCTCGATTtttcaacaagatgaagacaacCATGCCCATCCTCGAGGTCAAGCTTTACATCTACCAGCTCTTCAGAGCCTTGGCCTACATCCACTCTCAAGGCATCTGCCACCGAGATATCAAGCCTCagaaccttcttctcgaccCCAACAGCGGTATTCTCAAGCTCTGCGATTTCGGAAGCGCCAAGATTTTGGTCCCCAACGAGCCTAACGTTTCCTATATCTGCTCCCGATACTACCGTGCACCGGAACTCATCTTCGGTGCTACGAACTACACTACGAAGATTG ATGTTTGGTCAACCGGATGTGTCATGGCCGAGCTCATGCTTGGTCAACCTCTTTTCCCTGGCGAGTCAGGTATTGACCAGCTCGTTGAGATTATCAAAGTTCTGGGTACTCCAACTCGGGAACAGATTCGAACAATGAACCCCAACTATATGGAGCACAAGTTCCCTCAAATTAAGCCTCATCCCTTCAACAAGGTTTTCCGAAAGGCGGACGCCAACGCTATTGACCTCATTGCTCGCCTGCTCGAGTACACTCCCACCGAGCGACAATCTGCAATTGATGCCATGGTCCACCCCTTCTTCGATGAGCTTCGCGACCCCAACACTAAGCTTCCCGACTCGCGACACGGAACTGGCCAGCTCCGTGATCTCCCCGCTCTCTTCGACTTCACTCGTCACG AACTCTCAATCGCCCCTAGCCTCAACCCTAAGCTTGTCCCAGCACACATCCGCCCCGTTCTCGCATCGCAAGGCCTTGATATCGACCACTTCACACCCTTGACGGAgcaggagatgatggcgaaaCTGGATTGA